One genomic region from Actinomycetota bacterium encodes:
- a CDS encoding RNA-binding protein yields the protein MKIYVGNLSYTTSSEGLREAFEEFGTVDSAEVVMDRNTNRSRGFGFVEMSSGEEAQAAISALNGKDVDGRPLNVSEARPKRTESRGSGSYRY from the coding sequence TTGAAGATATATGTGGGAAACCTCAGTTACACGACCAGTTCAGAGGGACTGCGGGAGGCGTTCGAGGAGTTCGGGACCGTCGATTCCGCCGAGGTGGTGATGGACCGCAATACCAACCGTTCCCGCGGGTTCGGGTTCGTGGAGATGTCCAGTGGGGAGGAGGCGCAGGCCGCCATCTCCGCCCTCAACGGCAAGGACGTCGACGGGCGCCCGCTCAACGTGAGCGAGGCCAGGCCCAAGAGGACCGAGTCAAGGGGCTCAGGCTCGTACCGCTATTGA
- a CDS encoding IPT/TIG domain-containing protein, whose product MRKTLIIFLMLALCAGTLFAVLAGPTARPDVALASPDPHTRVFTETYLKSMPTFSGHYTLTKSSSPYTYFEQDWKGVDLSYLLETEVGLAPGTTGIKIQADDGFGRSHTLDEMRGNSNPRGLKTLLAYMYATASADNPHAPDPVGAPWVAPLTPDTLVSNADGPFRSVLPQTIEGPSSSNTAYSPPGTGTAGNWSKSVKLVRAIEVLPLPAGMTELSAAELGALPDDQILVYGNIQPQSITDVSPQVGIAGTEVTITGYGFGTTQGTSYVNFGGVQATSYTSWGPQEIKCRVPAEATGNVQVTAMVPNGVTNAVPFIVFSKMYTETALKAMTQSGGHYTSQNAATTYREQDWLGVDLQWLLETDVGIPATATGIKIQGGDSYYAADLTMAQMRGNSNPRGLKTLLGYLSGTRITNPLALNGLMDGTGGFPSVAPVTPTTYDTGPFRSVMPQAVEGPGSTNINYNPLGSGDSNASAWVQNVRAVEVKPLPAGISELTGPEVDALPDNQVLVYGYIFPDLTITSSATAGGTITPLGATTVPFGGSQHYDIAASTGYHITDVEVDSSSVGAVTTYDFTDVTANHTIDAFFEINNYTIAVSADPTEGGTVSGGGGFDYGTPVNLQATPNPGWYFVNWTEGGAEVSTNADYSFTAEADRTLVANFKPYAEITNAAPTAGKTNTLVTITGVGFGDTQGTSFVSFGSVNAAYIESWSDTQVVCKVPPGSAGLVNLTLTTDKGTSNAVPFSVLPFISKVAPKSGVAWTVVTVSGSGFGDTKGTSFVRFGGVQVTSYVSWSNNEIVCKVPAAAYGSINVAVETTGGRSNLMPFKVVPRVTRFSPMSGAPGTVVTLTGNGFGDRRKTSTVTFGNTPVTQYVSWSNNQIKVKVPAMAAGPTLIKVTTPGGTSVGAVFTVK is encoded by the coding sequence ATGAGAAAAACGCTGATAATCTTCCTGATGCTGGCCCTGTGCGCGGGCACGCTGTTCGCCGTGCTGGCCGGCCCGACCGCAAGACCGGATGTCGCCCTGGCGTCACCCGACCCCCACACCCGGGTCTTCACCGAGACCTACCTGAAGTCGATGCCCACTTTCTCCGGGCATTACACCCTCACCAAGAGCTCCTCTCCCTATACCTATTTCGAGCAGGACTGGAAGGGAGTTGACCTCTCGTACCTGCTGGAGACGGAAGTAGGGCTCGCACCCGGTACCACCGGCATCAAGATCCAGGCCGATGACGGATTCGGGCGCAGCCATACCCTCGACGAGATGCGGGGAAACAGCAACCCACGCGGCCTCAAGACCCTCCTCGCCTACATGTACGCGACGGCCAGCGCCGACAACCCCCACGCCCCCGACCCGGTCGGGGCGCCATGGGTCGCGCCGTTGACCCCGGACACACTGGTGAGCAACGCCGACGGCCCCTTCCGCTCGGTGTTGCCACAGACGATAGAGGGGCCAAGCTCTTCCAACACCGCCTATTCGCCTCCCGGCACCGGTACCGCGGGCAACTGGAGCAAGTCCGTGAAGCTGGTCAGGGCCATCGAAGTCCTGCCGCTGCCGGCCGGCATGACGGAACTCTCGGCAGCCGAACTCGGCGCGCTCCCCGACGACCAGATCCTCGTCTACGGCAATATCCAGCCCCAGTCCATCACGGACGTCTCGCCGCAGGTGGGCATCGCCGGCACCGAGGTGACCATCACCGGCTACGGCTTCGGCACCACCCAGGGGACCTCTTACGTGAATTTCGGCGGCGTCCAGGCCACCAGCTACACTTCCTGGGGCCCCCAGGAGATCAAGTGCAGGGTGCCCGCGGAAGCCACCGGCAACGTCCAGGTGACCGCGATGGTCCCGAACGGGGTCACCAACGCCGTCCCCTTCATCGTCTTCTCCAAGATGTACACGGAGACGGCCCTCAAGGCCATGACCCAGAGCGGCGGGCATTACACCTCCCAGAACGCCGCCACTACCTACCGGGAGCAGGACTGGCTGGGGGTGGACCTGCAGTGGCTGCTGGAGACCGACGTCGGCATCCCCGCCACCGCCACTGGCATCAAGATTCAGGGCGGGGACAGTTATTATGCCGCCGATCTCACCATGGCCCAGATGCGGGGCAACTCCAACCCCCGCGGCTTGAAGACCCTCCTGGGCTACCTCTCCGGCACGCGCATCACCAACCCGCTGGCCCTCAACGGCCTCATGGACGGCACCGGGGGCTTTCCCTCCGTGGCCCCGGTGACGCCGACCACCTACGACACCGGGCCCTTCCGCTCGGTGATGCCGCAGGCGGTGGAGGGCCCGGGTTCCACCAATATCAATTACAACCCTCTGGGCAGCGGCGATTCCAACGCCTCCGCCTGGGTACAGAACGTCCGGGCCGTCGAGGTCAAGCCGCTACCGGCCGGGATCTCCGAGCTCACCGGCCCGGAGGTCGATGCGCTGCCGGACAACCAGGTCCTGGTGTACGGCTACATCTTCCCCGACCTGACCATAACGTCGTCCGCCACCGCGGGCGGCACCATCACGCCCCTGGGCGCAACCACGGTGCCCTTCGGGGGCAGCCAGCATTACGACATCGCAGCCAGCACCGGCTACCACATAACCGACGTAGAGGTGGACAGCTCGAGCGTGGGCGCGGTGACCACCTATGACTTCACCGATGTCACCGCCAACCACACCATCGATGCCTTCTTCGAGATCAACAACTACACTATCGCCGTCTCGGCCGATCCCACTGAAGGGGGCACGGTCAGCGGCGGCGGCGGCTTCGACTACGGGACCCCGGTCAACCTGCAGGCCACACCGAACCCGGGCTGGTACTTCGTCAACTGGACCGAAGGGGGAGCGGAGGTCTCCACCAACGCGGACTACTCCTTCACCGCCGAGGCCGACCGCACCCTGGTGGCCAACTTCAAGCCTTACGCTGAGATCACCAATGCAGCTCCCACCGCGGGCAAGACGAACACGCTGGTGACCATCACCGGCGTCGGTTTCGGTGATACGCAGGGCACCTCGTTCGTGAGCTTCGGGAGCGTGAACGCCGCGTACATCGAGTCCTGGTCCGATACCCAGGTTGTATGCAAGGTGCCGCCGGGCTCCGCCGGCCTGGTCAACCTCACGCTCACCACCGACAAGGGGACCTCCAACGCCGTTCCCTTCAGCGTGCTGCCGTTTATCTCCAAGGTGGCACCCAAGTCGGGCGTGGCCTGGACGGTGGTCACCGTCAGCGGGAGCGGCTTCGGGGACACAAAGGGCACGTCCTTCGTGAGGTTTGGGGGTGTCCAGGTAACCAGCTACGTGTCCTGGTCGAACAACGAGATCGTGTGCAAGGTACCGGCCGCGGCCTACGGGTCGATAAACGTCGCGGTGGAGACGACTGGAGGCCGTTCCAACCTCATGCCCTTCAAGGTTGTGCCCCGCGTCACCAGGTTCTCTCCCATGTCGGGAGCCCCCGGGACGGTGGTGACCCTCACAGGCAACGGCTTCGGGGACAGGCGCAAGACCTCGACGGTGACCTTCGGGAACACCCCGGTGACCCAGTACGTATCCTGGTCCAACAACCAGATAAAGGTGAAGGTGCCCGCAATGGCCGCGGGCCCCACCCTGATCAAGGTGACCACGCCGGGTGGTACCTCGGTGGGAGCGGTCTTCACCGTGAAGTAG
- a CDS encoding molybdopterin-dependent oxidoreductase, which translates to MTRKAALALAVLLLAGCLAASLCGCGEEKKASPFLESEKRLEGMYEECRTIEVSDTAGERPDIDTEKIKSLPVVDVRTVLVRSNGMEEEGVWTGARLSDVLASSGVAGPFTELRMEAWDGYVAKVGYEMAMRPDTIIAWEEDGASLPEEQGPVRLVVGSEDGFYWVHRITRMEIVR; encoded by the coding sequence ATGACGAGAAAGGCTGCGCTCGCACTTGCGGTCCTGCTGCTCGCGGGATGCCTTGCCGCTTCTCTCTGCGGCTGCGGGGAGGAGAAAAAGGCCTCCCCCTTCCTGGAGAGCGAGAAGCGGCTGGAGGGGATGTACGAGGAATGCCGGACCATCGAGGTCTCCGATACGGCCGGCGAGCGCCCGGACATCGACACCGAGAAGATCAAGTCCCTGCCGGTGGTCGACGTGAGGACGGTGCTGGTGAGGTCCAACGGCATGGAGGAGGAGGGCGTATGGACGGGAGCGCGCCTCTCCGATGTCCTCGCCAGCAGCGGTGTCGCGGGGCCCTTCACGGAACTGAGGATGGAGGCATGGGACGGTTACGTGGCCAAGGTGGGCTACGAGATGGCCATGCGGCCTGATACCATCATCGCCTGGGAGGAGGACGGCGCCTCCCTGCCCGAAGAACAGGGACCGGTTAGGCTGGTGGTCGGCAGCGAGGACGGTTTCTACTGGGTCCACCGCATCACCAGGATGGAGATAGTGCGGTGA
- a CDS encoding molybdopterin-dependent oxidoreductase produces the protein MGRKPLMLFVLAAVLIAASMTLFFLRQVGAEDHLAVTYEEVLSLPATTAVYHSINNWQTVEDTGFTGVDLFEFLEEQGIDEDGAEVRLIAPDGYFWPAVGTTLTLGELKEPNAAGLYPLLAWEMDGNVLQPEPDGSGPLRLVMPQYSEDEVNKPSWVSNVRLIEIGPVGEEVAVPDAARVPVDEVWIYGDVPTAYPFSAVYPVIALLAGVLVLAAAILARMADKKRKRDVSQVVAAVVLAAALVAAAPIALPHGSVCEAGPGSRIFSMGELAAMPAFAGHYTFLKSQEPFTYYEADYRGVPLSYLIEERMSLAPGASGVKVIARDGYEVSLSLADARKVYPGGLKVIIAYEKDGAPLVGDEGPLRLIVPQSVPGSKDQGGEPNTPLCARMVYAVEVEPVPAGERPPGESEVPAGSLAVYGAVSEPAPQPQPAPTPVTPQPAPVSPGDNGQEREQAQPDPAATAPGTTATAVLGGNAALAFGANWMVLAAIQAQPLKAVMPLLYLFWREGKR, from the coding sequence ATGGGCAGAAAGCCGCTCATGCTTTTCGTTCTGGCCGCGGTCCTCATAGCCGCTTCCATGACCCTGTTCTTCCTGCGCCAGGTGGGCGCGGAAGACCATTTGGCAGTCACCTACGAAGAGGTGCTCTCCCTCCCCGCGACCACCGCCGTCTACCACAGCATCAATAACTGGCAGACGGTGGAGGACACCGGTTTCACGGGGGTCGACCTGTTCGAATTCCTGGAGGAGCAGGGGATAGATGAGGACGGGGCGGAGGTAAGACTCATCGCACCCGACGGTTACTTCTGGCCGGCGGTCGGCACTACCCTGACCCTTGGGGAACTGAAGGAGCCCAACGCGGCCGGTCTCTATCCCCTGCTGGCGTGGGAGATGGACGGCAACGTCCTTCAGCCGGAGCCGGACGGTTCCGGGCCGCTGCGGCTGGTGATGCCGCAGTACTCCGAGGACGAGGTCAACAAGCCTTCCTGGGTGTCCAACGTCAGGCTCATCGAGATCGGTCCCGTGGGCGAGGAAGTGGCGGTGCCCGATGCGGCGCGGGTGCCCGTGGACGAGGTGTGGATATACGGCGACGTCCCCACGGCCTATCCCTTCTCCGCGGTCTATCCGGTCATCGCCCTGCTGGCCGGCGTCCTGGTCCTGGCGGCGGCCATCCTCGCACGCATGGCGGACAAGAAGAGGAAGCGGGATGTCTCACAGGTCGTGGCCGCCGTGGTCCTCGCCGCCGCGCTGGTGGCCGCGGCGCCCATTGCACTGCCGCATGGCAGCGTCTGCGAGGCCGGCCCCGGGAGCCGCATCTTCTCCATGGGGGAGCTGGCCGCCATGCCCGCCTTCGCGGGCCACTACACCTTCCTGAAATCGCAGGAGCCCTTCACCTATTACGAGGCGGACTACAGGGGCGTGCCCCTCTCCTACCTGATCGAGGAGAGGATGAGCCTCGCCCCCGGGGCCAGCGGCGTGAAGGTGATCGCCAGGGACGGCTACGAGGTCTCGCTGAGCCTGGCCGATGCGAGGAAGGTATATCCTGGAGGGCTGAAGGTCATCATCGCCTACGAGAAGGACGGCGCCCCCCTGGTCGGCGATGAGGGGCCCCTGCGGTTGATCGTGCCGCAGAGCGTGCCCGGCAGCAAGGACCAGGGAGGCGAGCCGAACACGCCGCTCTGCGCCAGGATGGTCTACGCCGTGGAGGTGGAGCCAGTGCCGGCCGGAGAGCGGCCCCCGGGGGAGAGCGAGGTCCCCGCGGGATCGCTGGCGGTCTACGGCGCGGTGAGCGAGCCCGCCCCTCAACCCCAACCGGCCCCAACGCCGGTGACGCCGCAGCCCGCCCCCGTCAGTCCGGGTGACAACGGCCAGGAGCGGGAACAGGCGCAGCCGGATCCCGCCGCGACCGCTCCCGGCACCACCGCCACGGCGGTATTGGGCGGGAACGCGGCGCTGGCGTTCGGCGCGAACTGGATGGTGCTGGCGGCGATACAGGCGCAACCGCTGAAGGCGGTCATGCCCCTGCTCTATCTCTTCTGGCGGGAGGGAAAGCGATGA
- a CDS encoding molybdopterin-binding protein — protein MKISARNVIKGKVKAVTPGAVNAEVAVELPGGDEVVSIITKASADALGLSEGKDVYVIIKASNVMIGVD, from the coding sequence ATGAAGATCAGCGCCAGGAACGTCATCAAGGGAAAGGTGAAAGCCGTGACCCCCGGAGCCGTGAACGCCGAGGTGGCCGTGGAGCTGCCCGGCGGCGACGAGGTCGTGTCCATCATCACCAAGGCCTCGGCCGATGCGTTGGGGCTGTCCGAAGGCAAGGACGTCTACGTCATCATCAAGGCCAGCAACGTGATGATCGGGGTCGACTGA
- a CDS encoding substrate-binding domain-containing protein translates to MRGRALRVRPVLALALLLAATVVTGGVWGCGSPAVPEEERSELILATTTSVLDSGLLDVLVERFEERYPYRVKAIAVGSGAALLMARQGEADVTITHEPKAEKEFMDDGLGESRREVMYNDFIIVGPSADPACIKGMDDAAEAFTRIHEAGQPFVSRGDASGTHAMEMSVWERAGIQPAGDWYKESGQGMGYTLRTAEEERAYTITDRATFIVLDEALDLEIMVEGDPGLLNVYSIIVTNPEVYSDTNIQGARDLQEFLFEPDTQSLIRDFGVDTYDQHLFYVFE, encoded by the coding sequence GTGAGAGGTAGGGCTTTGCGCGTGCGTCCCGTCCTGGCGCTGGCCTTGCTGCTCGCGGCGACGGTCGTCACGGGCGGGGTATGGGGATGCGGGTCCCCGGCCGTCCCGGAGGAGGAGCGCAGCGAGCTCATACTGGCCACCACCACCAGCGTCCTCGATTCCGGCCTCCTGGACGTGCTGGTCGAGCGCTTCGAGGAGAGGTACCCCTACCGCGTAAAGGCCATCGCCGTGGGCAGCGGCGCCGCCCTGCTCATGGCCAGGCAGGGGGAAGCCGACGTGACCATCACCCACGAGCCCAAGGCGGAAAAGGAGTTCATGGACGATGGCCTGGGCGAGAGCCGCCGCGAGGTCATGTACAACGATTTCATCATCGTGGGGCCTTCTGCCGATCCCGCCTGCATCAAGGGCATGGACGACGCGGCGGAGGCCTTTACCCGCATCCATGAGGCCGGGCAACCCTTCGTCTCCCGCGGCGACGCCTCAGGCACCCACGCCATGGAGATGAGCGTATGGGAGCGGGCGGGGATCCAGCCCGCTGGCGACTGGTATAAGGAGAGCGGCCAGGGTATGGGTTACACCCTGAGGACGGCGGAAGAGGAGCGCGCCTACACCATCACCGACCGCGCCACCTTCATCGTACTCGACGAGGCGCTGGACCTCGAGATAATGGTGGAGGGCGACCCGGGGCTGCTAAACGTCTATTCCATTATCGTGACCAATCCCGAGGTCTATTCCGACACCAACATCCAGGGAGCCCGGGACCTGCAGGAGTTTCTCTTCGAGCCGGATACCCAGTCGTTGATAAGGGATTTCGGCGTGGACACGTATGACCAGCACCTCTTCTACGTCTTCGAGTGA
- a CDS encoding DUF5719 family protein — protein MRRYIIVFLGVLLCLTLGTPLLAVSSPPAEEVGFEADAVSGSSPNYRTFTEMDLKSIKQYKQTLNGDGDIVSISEKLAGGHYTCSKNSDPFTYFEQDWKGVDLSYLLEQEVGLKDGTTGIKVIAEDGYAVTLTLDEMRGNGNPRGLPTLLGYMYGEPSENNPNAPDATGAPWIDPLPASNELTHEDGGPFRLILPQQVEGPDPRNESYDSPAGTGTPNWNKAVMWVRALEVQPVPPGIPALDYEAIPPGEIVVYGNIRNRKTVTVDQLKSIKPVAATYAWEDSSGGTGETVCTGIPVDYLLDEVIGLQDSATDVMFFAADGWGFKDTWTLDEIRGAYGDDGLKFMLGWNKDGTDLGPEPDDDGPLQLIKPAYEANPYTLSRWLKWVREVHVLPLGDDPGVDETVVPTDRIIVCGDIDAGNVPNEWFFAEGYTGAGFETYISIANPNSWQTRVIVDYFIEGETPQQEILDVPARSRTTVNPVNTIGTGKAFSTRVEGYHGDSIVVERAMYWNGMGGGHCASGVNAPSNTWYLAEGCTSGTFETYLLLENPGDVAANVDVTYMKGDGDLPGTPVEVPARSRKTINLAADGAGGLVEVSTMLESDQPIIAERAIYWDNKRGGTCEFGVNAPSDTWYLAEGATSSPYTTYILVQNPNPTDVTVDLSFMTSTGLQEPPEWQDIPIAGGTRRSFNLVEHVSDFNVSTRVASEGGGVIAERAMYWNGMASGHVAHGQLSPKFRSYLAEGCTTGGFETWVLLQNPGPSDAVVYITYQTENGAIERAPLPVPAGVRTNVNVGLDVGETTDVSTLVRSSAPIVAERAVYWKGQIEGTCSTGYSAW, from the coding sequence ATGCGCAGATATATTATCGTTTTCCTGGGTGTGTTGCTCTGCCTTACCCTGGGCACGCCCCTGCTCGCGGTCTCTTCACCGCCGGCGGAAGAGGTGGGATTCGAGGCGGACGCCGTTTCCGGCTCCTCCCCCAACTACCGCACCTTCACCGAGATGGACCTGAAATCCATAAAGCAGTATAAGCAGACGCTGAACGGGGACGGCGACATCGTGAGCATCTCCGAGAAGCTGGCTGGCGGCCACTATACCTGTTCCAAGAACTCCGATCCCTTCACCTACTTCGAGCAGGACTGGAAGGGAGTGGACCTCTCCTATCTGCTTGAGCAGGAGGTGGGCCTCAAGGACGGCACCACCGGTATCAAGGTCATAGCGGAGGACGGCTACGCCGTTACCCTGACCCTCGACGAGATGCGGGGCAACGGCAACCCCCGCGGCCTCCCCACCCTCCTCGGTTACATGTACGGGGAGCCGAGCGAGAACAACCCCAACGCGCCGGACGCGACCGGGGCTCCGTGGATTGACCCCCTCCCCGCCAGCAACGAACTCACCCATGAGGACGGAGGGCCCTTCCGGCTCATCCTCCCCCAGCAGGTGGAGGGACCGGACCCGCGCAACGAGAGCTACGACTCTCCCGCCGGCACCGGCACCCCCAACTGGAACAAGGCGGTGATGTGGGTGAGGGCCCTCGAGGTGCAACCGGTGCCGCCGGGGATACCCGCCCTTGACTACGAGGCCATCCCCCCTGGTGAGATAGTGGTCTACGGCAACATCCGAAACCGCAAGACCGTCACCGTCGATCAGCTCAAATCCATCAAACCGGTCGCCGCGACCTATGCCTGGGAGGACAGCAGCGGCGGCACGGGCGAGACGGTCTGCACCGGCATCCCCGTGGATTACCTGCTCGATGAGGTCATCGGCCTGCAGGACAGCGCGACCGACGTCATGTTCTTCGCGGCCGACGGCTGGGGCTTCAAGGACACCTGGACCCTGGACGAGATCAGGGGCGCCTACGGCGACGACGGGCTCAAGTTCATGCTGGGCTGGAACAAGGACGGGACGGACCTGGGGCCCGAACCGGACGACGACGGGCCCTTACAGTTGATAAAACCGGCTTATGAGGCCAACCCCTATACCCTGAGCAGGTGGCTGAAGTGGGTGCGCGAGGTGCATGTCCTGCCCCTGGGGGACGACCCGGGCGTGGACGAGACCGTGGTGCCCACCGACCGCATCATCGTCTGCGGCGACATCGACGCGGGTAACGTGCCCAACGAGTGGTTCTTCGCCGAGGGCTACACCGGCGCCGGCTTCGAGACCTATATCTCCATCGCCAACCCCAACAGCTGGCAGACCCGCGTTATCGTGGACTACTTTATCGAAGGCGAGACCCCACAGCAGGAGATCCTGGACGTACCAGCCCGCTCCCGCACCACCGTGAACCCGGTGAACACCATCGGGACAGGCAAGGCCTTCTCAACCCGGGTCGAGGGCTATCACGGTGACTCCATCGTGGTGGAGCGGGCCATGTACTGGAACGGCATGGGCGGCGGCCACTGCGCCTCCGGCGTCAACGCCCCCTCCAATACCTGGTACCTGGCCGAGGGCTGCACCTCAGGCACCTTCGAGACCTACCTGCTGCTGGAGAACCCCGGCGACGTGGCAGCCAACGTGGACGTTACTTACATGAAGGGCGACGGGGACCTACCGGGCACGCCGGTAGAGGTGCCGGCCCGGTCCCGCAAGACGATAAACCTGGCCGCGGACGGGGCCGGCGGTCTGGTCGAGGTCTCCACCATGCTGGAGTCGGACCAGCCGATAATCGCCGAGCGCGCCATATACTGGGACAACAAGCGTGGCGGCACCTGCGAGTTCGGCGTCAATGCGCCTTCAGATACGTGGTACCTGGCCGAGGGCGCGACCAGTAGCCCTTACACCACCTACATACTGGTGCAGAACCCCAACCCGACGGACGTCACCGTCGATCTGTCCTTCATGACCAGCACCGGCCTGCAGGAGCCCCCCGAGTGGCAGGACATACCCATCGCGGGGGGCACGCGGCGTTCCTTCAACCTGGTCGAACACGTAAGCGACTTCAACGTATCGACAAGGGTGGCCTCGGAGGGGGGCGGCGTCATCGCCGAGCGCGCGATGTACTGGAACGGCATGGCCAGCGGCCATGTCGCCCATGGCCAACTGAGCCCCAAGTTCAGGTCCTACCTGGCCGAGGGCTGTACCACCGGCGGCTTCGAGACCTGGGTGCTGCTGCAGAACCCAGGGCCATCGGATGCGGTGGTCTATATCACCTACCAGACGGAGAACGGGGCCATCGAGAGAGCGCCCCTGCCGGTGCCCGCCGGCGTAAGGACCAATGTAAACGTAGGTCTGGACGTGGGCGAGACGACCGACGTATCCACCCTGGTGCGCTCCTCGGCGCCCATCGTGGCGGAGCGCGCCGTGTACTGGAAGGGCCAGATAGAAGGGACATGTTCGACGGGATACTCGGCCTGGTAA
- a CDS encoding cobalamin-dependent protein (Presence of a B(12) (cobalamin)-binding domain implies dependence on cobalamin itself, in one of its several forms, or in some unusual lineages, dependence on a cobalamin-like analog.) yields MSETMQAEERMRAAIALEPVDRHPVFPILVTAAPRLYGITQGEAWMDHDRAREALIWCYREFGYDIGSKPNYYYPMLPGKFCGAPVRNLIPGRQLPEDALYQIDERVLFPREDYDKIAALGWNAYWEEYYESMSGKSWEKLVAMQELSNRFYTEDMGICEAEGMPVFMGVAVDSVMMAFSLCRTLVEFTRDLHEVPDKVEAAMRASCGDLIANAVRVCEGNGRKAAFIVLERGSGFYYPLEVFERFEWPFLAAYVDAFVSEGILPWLHFDTDWGINLPYLKKLPARRCVCDLDGMTDIFQAKELLRGHMCISGDVPAALLTLGSPDGVRAYCRRLIDEVGDGGGFMLTTGCECPVNVRAENLRAMVETGKTYRGKKGTAKLPAPATVEKGVVEVVMPEGAIAAAFAKLRYGEIEDLVDLAVGERTDPWRILEECREGMELVGELYSSGEYFLSELIISAEIFKEVMARLEPMLTEDGTASILGAAVIGTPRGDIHDIGKNIVSTLLRVGGFEVHDLGVDVEPDAFVREVSESGARVVAMSALITPTFDSMREVVDSLAESGLRDGCFVIIGGGPTTSEVRDYVGADAWTLNPKQGVDLCREFINTRSR; encoded by the coding sequence GTGAGTGAGACCATGCAGGCCGAGGAGAGGATGCGGGCCGCCATAGCCCTGGAGCCGGTGGACCGCCACCCCGTCTTTCCCATCCTGGTCACAGCGGCTCCCCGCCTCTACGGCATCACGCAGGGCGAGGCCTGGATGGACCACGACAGGGCGCGGGAGGCGTTGATCTGGTGCTACCGCGAGTTCGGCTACGACATCGGTTCCAAGCCAAATTACTACTACCCCATGCTGCCGGGAAAGTTCTGCGGCGCGCCGGTGCGCAACCTCATCCCGGGAAGGCAACTCCCGGAGGACGCCCTCTACCAGATAGACGAGCGTGTACTCTTCCCGCGCGAGGACTACGACAAGATCGCCGCCCTGGGCTGGAACGCCTACTGGGAAGAGTATTACGAGTCCATGAGCGGCAAATCGTGGGAGAAGCTCGTGGCCATGCAGGAGCTGTCCAACCGCTTCTACACCGAGGACATGGGGATCTGCGAGGCGGAGGGCATGCCCGTCTTCATGGGGGTCGCCGTGGACTCGGTGATGATGGCCTTCTCCCTCTGCCGCACCCTGGTGGAGTTCACCCGGGACCTCCACGAGGTGCCCGACAAGGTGGAGGCGGCCATGCGCGCGTCCTGCGGCGACCTCATCGCCAACGCCGTCCGGGTCTGTGAGGGCAACGGCAGGAAAGCCGCTTTCATCGTGCTGGAGCGCGGTTCCGGTTTCTACTATCCCCTGGAGGTCTTCGAACGCTTCGAGTGGCCGTTCCTCGCGGCCTACGTCGATGCCTTCGTCTCCGAGGGTATCCTGCCGTGGCTGCACTTCGACACCGACTGGGGGATCAACCTGCCCTATCTCAAGAAGCTCCCCGCGCGTAGGTGCGTGTGCGACCTCGACGGCATGACCGATATCTTCCAGGCCAAGGAGTTGCTGCGCGGGCACATGTGCATCAGCGGTGACGTGCCCGCGGCGCTGCTCACCCTGGGGAGCCCCGACGGCGTCAGGGCCTACTGCCGCCGCCTCATCGACGAGGTAGGTGACGGCGGGGGGTTCATGCTCACCACGGGGTGCGAATGCCCGGTGAACGTCAGGGCGGAGAACCTGCGGGCCATGGTGGAGACGGGAAAGACCTACCGCGGAAAGAAGGGCACCGCGAAGCTCCCCGCCCCGGCTACGGTAGAGAAAGGGGTGGTGGAGGTAGTCATGCCGGAGGGGGCCATCGCCGCGGCCTTCGCGAAGCTGCGCTACGGCGAGATAGAGGACCTGGTGGACCTGGCCGTGGGGGAGAGGACGGACCCCTGGCGCATCCTGGAGGAGTGCCGGGAGGGGATGGAGCTGGTGGGGGAGCTCTACAGCTCGGGCGAGTACTTCCTCTCGGAGCTGATCATCTCGGCCGAGATCTTCAAGGAGGTAATGGCGCGACTGGAGCCCATGCTGACGGAGGACGGGACCGCTTCCATCCTGGGCGCGGCCGTCATCGGGACGCCGCGGGGGGACATCCACGACATCGGCAAGAACATCGTATCCACCCTGTTGCGCGTGGGCGGCTTCGAGGTGCACGACCTGGGGGTGGACGTGGAGCCCGACGCATTCGTGCGCGAGGTGTCGGAGAGCGGGGCCCGCGTGGTGGCTATGTCCGCGCTCATCACCCCCACCTTCGATTCCATGCGCGAGGTGGTGGATTCCCTGGCCGAGAGCGGTTTGCGGGACGGGTGTTTCGTGATCATCGGCGGCGGCCCGACCACCTCCGAGGTCAGGGACTACGTGGGCGCGGACGCCTGGACCCTCAACCCCAAGCAGGGGGTAGACCTCTGCCGCGAGTTCATAAATACCCGTTCTCGATAG